In a single window of the Lycium ferocissimum isolate CSIRO_LF1 unplaced genomic scaffold, AGI_CSIRO_Lferr_CH_V1 ctg29734, whole genome shotgun sequence genome:
- the LOC132043870 gene encoding LOW QUALITY PROTEIN: NAD(P)H-quinone oxidoreductase subunit 1, chloroplastic-like (The sequence of the model RefSeq protein was modified relative to this genomic sequence to represent the inferred CDS: inserted 2 bases in 1 codon) — LSNSSSTVDIVEAQSKYGFWGWNLWRQPIGFIVFLISSLAECERLPFDLPEAEEELVAGYQTEYSGIKFGLFYIASYLNLLVSSLFVTVLYLGGWNLSIPYIFVPELFGIKKXGKVFGTLIGIFITLAKTYLFLFIPIATRWTLPRLRMDQLLNLGWKFLLPISLGNLLLTTSSQLLSL, encoded by the exons TTATCTAACAGTTCAAGTACAGTTGATATAGTGGAAGCGCAGTCAAAATATGGTTTTTGGGGGTGGAATTTGTGGCGTCAACCCATCGGGTTTAtcgtttttctaatttcttctCTAGCCGAGTGTGAAAGATTACCTTTTGATTTACCAGAAGCAGAAGAAGAATTAGTAGCAGGGTATCAAACCGAATATTCAGGTATCAAATTTGGTTTATTTTACATTGCTTCATATCTGAATCTACTAGTTTCTTCATTATTTGTAACAGTTCTTTACTTGGGAGGTTGGAATCTTTCTATTCCGTACATATTTGTTCCTGAGCTATTTGGCATAAAAAA GGGTAAAGTCTTTGGAACACTAATTGGTATCTTTATCACATTAGCCAAAACTTATTTGTTTTTGTTCATTCCTATTGCAACAAGATGGACTTTACCGAGGCTGAGAATGGACCAACTATTAAATCTTGGGTGGAAATTTCTTTTACCTATTTCTCTAGGTAATCTATTATTGACAACTTCGTCCCAACTTCTTTCACTGTAA